A genomic stretch from Sphingobacterium sp. ML3W includes:
- a CDS encoding DNA polymerase III subunit gamma/tau: MDNFIVSARKYRPITFDSVVGQQHITGTLKNAIHNNQLAQAFLFCGPRGVGKTTCARILAKTINCEQILPGTEPCGECDSCKSFQNGNSFSIHELDAASNNSVDDIRNLIDQVRIPPQAGKYKIYIIDEVHMLSQAAFNAFLKTLEEPPSYAIFILATTEKHKILPTILSRCQIFDFNRIKVEDMAGHLARIADREAIAYDQDGLHIIAQKADGGLRDALSMFDQIVSFSNKNVTYQAVIDNLNILDYDYYFKLTDSILAEDAAQTLLTFNEILNHGFDGSHFIAGLSAHFRNLLVAREPATLKLLEVSDSIRQKYLQQAQKASSGFLLSALNISNQCEINYKTSKNQRLQVELALLKMCHIASAIKLSQLGSIQVPSAAEGVKKKLPESVVSQVKESPSAAASSGNTVQNAIPASTVSTPAPIPNPQTTVSNPQASAAKPEVKNDVVSNVPPKVKKGGWGSSASAIIPSLPDLNTIYDNNSVAKEGDEPELIRGTEQREVSFNQFITIWNAYAERLKTENKINLYTMMTTTQPRLKGTLIEIDVENGVQMDVLQSAKVDVLNYLRVKLQNFALDLQGVMMEFTVSRKPYTSQEKYQAMVTKNPLLDTLRKEFNLGLS, from the coding sequence ATGGATAATTTTATTGTTTCTGCACGTAAATACCGCCCGATTACCTTTGATTCGGTTGTAGGTCAGCAACACATTACAGGCACCTTAAAAAATGCAATTCACAACAATCAGTTGGCGCAGGCATTTTTATTCTGTGGGCCACGGGGTGTTGGTAAAACTACTTGCGCCCGTATTTTGGCCAAAACAATAAATTGCGAACAGATCTTACCCGGAACTGAGCCCTGTGGCGAATGTGACAGCTGTAAATCCTTTCAAAACGGTAATTCGTTCAGTATTCATGAACTCGATGCCGCATCTAATAACTCTGTAGATGATATCCGTAATCTCATTGATCAGGTCCGTATACCACCTCAGGCAGGAAAGTACAAGATCTATATCATCGATGAGGTGCACATGCTCTCACAGGCCGCTTTCAATGCATTCTTGAAGACTTTGGAAGAACCACCTTCTTATGCGATTTTTATCCTAGCAACAACGGAGAAACATAAGATTTTGCCGACAATCCTTTCACGTTGTCAGATCTTTGATTTCAACCGTATAAAGGTGGAGGACATGGCAGGTCATCTGGCGAGAATCGCTGATCGTGAAGCGATCGCTTATGACCAAGATGGTTTACATATCATTGCGCAAAAGGCAGATGGTGGTCTTCGGGATGCCTTGTCTATGTTTGATCAGATTGTCAGTTTCTCAAATAAAAATGTAACCTATCAGGCTGTTATTGACAACCTGAATATTCTGGATTATGATTATTATTTTAAGCTAACGGATTCGATCTTGGCTGAAGATGCTGCGCAAACGCTTTTGACATTTAATGAGATTTTGAATCATGGCTTCGATGGAAGTCATTTCATTGCTGGTTTGTCAGCTCATTTCCGTAACCTGCTGGTGGCCCGAGAGCCCGCGACGTTAAAACTATTGGAAGTTAGCGATAGCATACGACAAAAATATTTACAGCAAGCGCAAAAAGCTTCTTCGGGATTTTTATTGTCCGCATTGAATATCTCAAACCAGTGTGAAATAAACTACAAAACAAGTAAAAACCAACGTTTACAGGTAGAACTTGCTTTGTTGAAAATGTGTCACATCGCAAGTGCCATTAAGTTAAGCCAGCTCGGTTCTATACAGGTTCCTTCAGCTGCTGAAGGAGTAAAAAAAAAACTCCCTGAGTCTGTAGTTTCGCAGGTGAAGGAAAGTCCTTCTGCGGCAGCATCTTCTGGAAATACAGTGCAAAATGCGATACCCGCATCGACTGTATCGACACCAGCTCCTATACCCAATCCACAAACAACAGTTTCCAATCCCCAGGCTTCGGCTGCCAAACCTGAGGTGAAAAATGATGTCGTTTCAAACGTGCCGCCAAAAGTTAAAAAGGGGGGATGGGGATCCTCTGCTTCAGCGATTATTCCATCATTACCGGATTTGAACACCATTTATGACAACAACTCGGTTGCCAAAGAAGGTGATGAGCCTGAATTAATAAGAGGTACCGAACAGCGTGAGGTAAGCTTTAATCAATTTATAACCATCTGGAACGCTTATGCTGAGCGGTTGAAGACAGAAAATAAAATCAATCTCTATACGATGATGACGACGACGCAACCTCGCTTGAAGGGTACATTGATCGAGATTGATGTCGAGAATGGTGTGCAGATGGATGTATTGCAGAGTGCGAAAGTGGATGTGTTGAATTATCTTCGGGTAAAGCTGCAAAATTTTGCGCTTGATCTGCAAGGTGTTATGATGGAATTCACGGTTTCCCGCAAACCGTACACTTCGCAGGAAAAGTATCAGGCAATGGTAACCAAAAATCCGCTTTTAGATACTTTGCGTAAGGAGTTTAACTTAGGTTTAAGCTAA
- a CDS encoding long-chain fatty acid--CoA ligase, whose product MLTATRLFDLAYLQQETAPGFPMFSYKNGTNWVAVSNTEFIEQVNQVSKGLITLGVQAGEKVALISENRIEWNILDFAIQQIGAVVVAIYPNISESDYRYIFNHAEIRNCIVSSIKLYTKITSIKDSCPLLEHIFTLDKEEHIPHWQRFVAAGASVTDEQVQGLRNAVNTDSLASIIYTSGTTGNPKGVMLAHRNLLADTMSSEYSFPVERGDRALSFLPVCHAYERVFQYVYMYKGLTIFFAQSMDTIGEDFKSVRPHIFSAVPRVLEKVYEKIIATGEKLTGFKRKIFFWSLRVGEQYTLENRSWWYDVKLSIARKLVFSKWREAMGSDIKGIASGSAALQERLIRLYMAAGIPIYEGYGLTEAGPCIAVNCFKRGMKIGTVGLPLINIEIKLADDGEILTKGENNMIGYYKNDEATAEVLKDGWLYTGDIGQWVDGKFLKIIDRKKEMFKTSGGKYIVPQQLESKIVESSFIEQVMVIGESQKFPAALIVPSYVNLLEWSKNSFPSLANLPKIEFLNSAEIKQQIESELNRINQNFGNWEQIKKFAIIPNEMTIETGELTPTLKMKRKIILQKYEKEVEAIYNT is encoded by the coding sequence ATGCTAACAGCAACACGATTATTTGATTTAGCCTACCTGCAACAAGAAACTGCGCCCGGCTTTCCTATGTTTTCCTACAAAAACGGAACAAATTGGGTAGCGGTAAGTAATACAGAATTTATCGAACAAGTCAATCAGGTATCCAAAGGTCTGATTACACTAGGTGTTCAAGCAGGAGAAAAAGTTGCTTTAATCAGTGAAAACCGTATCGAATGGAATATTCTTGATTTTGCAATCCAGCAGATCGGCGCTGTTGTTGTCGCGATTTATCCGAATATTTCTGAATCAGACTACAGGTATATATTCAACCATGCTGAGATCAGAAATTGTATCGTAAGTTCCATAAAATTATACACTAAGATCACTTCGATCAAAGACTCATGTCCGCTCTTAGAGCATATTTTCACCTTAGATAAAGAAGAGCATATACCACATTGGCAGCGTTTCGTAGCTGCTGGTGCTTCTGTCACTGATGAGCAGGTTCAGGGACTTCGAAATGCCGTCAATACCGATAGCCTGGCTTCAATCATTTATACATCGGGGACAACCGGAAATCCAAAGGGAGTTATGCTAGCCCACCGAAATCTATTGGCCGATACCATGAGCAGTGAATACTCCTTCCCTGTCGAACGCGGAGACCGTGCACTTTCCTTTCTACCCGTTTGCCATGCCTACGAACGTGTATTCCAATATGTCTATATGTATAAAGGCTTAACAATCTTTTTTGCCCAGTCGATGGATACCATTGGAGAAGATTTCAAATCAGTCCGACCACATATCTTTTCAGCCGTGCCCCGTGTACTTGAAAAAGTATATGAAAAAATTATTGCAACCGGTGAAAAGCTGACCGGATTCAAACGCAAGATATTCTTTTGGTCTCTTCGTGTTGGTGAACAATACACATTGGAAAACCGCTCTTGGTGGTATGATGTTAAATTAAGTATCGCACGAAAACTCGTCTTTTCTAAATGGCGGGAGGCCATGGGTAGCGACATCAAAGGGATTGCATCGGGCAGTGCAGCTTTACAAGAAAGATTAATCCGATTGTATATGGCTGCCGGAATACCTATTTATGAAGGTTACGGTCTGACCGAAGCAGGCCCTTGTATTGCCGTAAACTGCTTTAAAAGAGGGATGAAAATCGGTACAGTAGGTCTACCATTGATCAATATTGAAATCAAACTTGCCGATGATGGAGAGATTCTCACCAAAGGTGAAAACAATATGATTGGTTATTATAAAAATGACGAAGCCACTGCGGAGGTGCTCAAAGATGGTTGGTTATATACTGGAGATATTGGTCAATGGGTTGACGGCAAGTTTCTTAAAATAATAGACCGCAAGAAAGAGATGTTCAAGACTTCTGGTGGGAAATATATTGTCCCCCAACAGCTTGAGTCCAAGATCGTAGAATCTTCTTTTATTGAGCAGGTGATGGTAATTGGTGAGTCGCAAAAATTCCCTGCGGCTCTTATTGTTCCAAGCTATGTCAATCTGTTGGAATGGAGCAAGAACTCCTTCCCTTCGTTGGCAAATCTTCCGAAAATAGAATTCCTGAACAGTGCTGAAATCAAACAACAGATTGAATCCGAACTCAATCGCATCAATCAAAATTTTGGTAACTGGGAACAGATCAAGAAATTTGCGATTATTCCGAACGAAATGACAATAGAGACGGGAGAGCTAACCCCAACCTTAAAGATGAAGCGGAAAATCATTCTTCAGAAGTATGAAAAAGAGGTTGAGGCGATTTACAATACTTAG
- a CDS encoding DEAD/DEAH box helicase, with amino-acid sequence MNPFLELGIREEVVNAISELGFEKPSEIQEKAIPVLLTGNDDFVGLAQTGTGKTAAFGLPLLEQLDFSQKHPQALILCPTRELCLQISKDLEKFAKYVDNVHVVAVYGGANISDQLRQIRRGVQIVVATPGRMLDIIGRNAIDFSNVKYVVLDEADEMLNMGFKEDINNILSETPDEKKTWLFSATMPSEVRRIAKNYMTDPVELTVGTKNTGNANIEHHYYLIKAKDKYAAFKRIVDSNPDIFGIVFCRTKIETQDIAEALIKDGYNADSLHGDLSQQQRDKVMKRYRDRSLQLLIATDVAARGIDVSDVTHVINFSLPDETENYTHRSGRTARAGKTGISLSLVNVKELSKIRHLEKIIGKAFEKKQVPQGAEVCEKQLFSIVKKIENVEVNDEQISPFLPAIMENLESLSKEDIIKRFASLEFNRFLDYYKNAPDLNIEAREGSREDRGDRRDGRSREGSKGYTRLFMNLGSVDEFSRGDMLGFICNNANISGKSIGKIDLKGVFTFFEVQDAEVEKVFQGFQGVDYNGRQVRIEVSGEAKSEGRGGDRGRSRGGDRGGRREGGYRGGDRGGRREGGYGGGDRGGRREGGFSSEKRDRGSNSGGFRDFSGKRKESKSKY; translated from the coding sequence ATGAACCCATTTTTAGAACTGGGAATCCGTGAGGAAGTTGTTAATGCCATCTCAGAATTAGGTTTCGAAAAACCTTCTGAAATTCAGGAAAAAGCCATTCCTGTTTTATTGACTGGTAACGACGATTTTGTCGGATTAGCCCAAACTGGCACAGGAAAGACCGCGGCATTTGGTCTTCCATTATTAGAGCAATTAGACTTTTCTCAAAAACACCCACAGGCATTAATCCTTTGCCCTACCCGGGAATTATGTTTACAAATCTCAAAAGATTTAGAAAAATTTGCTAAATACGTTGACAACGTACATGTTGTTGCTGTATATGGAGGTGCAAATATCTCAGACCAGCTACGTCAAATCAGACGTGGAGTGCAAATTGTAGTAGCGACCCCAGGTCGTATGTTGGATATCATTGGCAGAAATGCAATTGATTTTTCAAATGTTAAGTATGTTGTATTAGATGAAGCAGATGAGATGCTCAATATGGGCTTCAAAGAAGACATCAACAACATTTTGTCAGAAACTCCTGACGAGAAAAAAACTTGGTTATTTTCGGCGACAATGCCTTCCGAGGTACGTCGTATCGCAAAGAATTATATGACCGATCCTGTTGAGCTTACTGTAGGTACAAAAAATACCGGTAACGCCAACATTGAACACCATTATTATTTGATCAAAGCAAAAGATAAATATGCTGCGTTCAAACGTATTGTGGATTCAAACCCTGATATCTTTGGTATCGTATTTTGTCGTACAAAAATCGAAACACAGGATATCGCCGAAGCGTTGATCAAAGATGGTTACAATGCAGACTCGCTGCACGGTGACTTGTCCCAACAACAACGCGACAAAGTAATGAAACGTTACCGTGACCGTAGTTTACAATTATTGATCGCAACAGACGTAGCAGCTCGTGGTATTGATGTAAGTGATGTAACTCACGTGATCAACTTCTCTTTACCTGATGAAACAGAAAACTATACACACCGTTCTGGCCGTACAGCCCGTGCAGGTAAAACTGGTATCTCTCTTTCTTTGGTAAATGTAAAGGAGCTCAGCAAAATCCGTCATCTTGAAAAGATCATCGGTAAAGCTTTTGAGAAAAAACAAGTTCCTCAAGGTGCTGAAGTTTGCGAAAAACAATTGTTCTCTATCGTTAAGAAGATTGAAAACGTAGAAGTAAATGATGAGCAGATCAGTCCATTCTTGCCTGCAATTATGGAAAACTTGGAATCTCTTTCAAAAGAAGATATCATCAAAAGATTTGCTTCTCTTGAATTCAACCGTTTCTTGGACTATTATAAAAACGCTCCTGATTTAAATATCGAAGCCCGCGAAGGTTCTCGTGAAGATCGTGGCGATAGACGTGATGGTCGTTCTCGCGAAGGTTCAAAAGGTTATACGCGTTTGTTCATGAACTTAGGTTCAGTAGATGAGTTCTCTCGTGGAGACATGTTAGGCTTTATCTGTAACAATGCAAACATCTCAGGAAAATCTATCGGCAAAATTGACTTAAAAGGTGTCTTTACATTCTTTGAAGTTCAAGATGCTGAAGTAGAGAAAGTATTCCAAGGTTTCCAAGGTGTGGATTACAACGGTCGTCAAGTACGTATCGAAGTATCCGGAGAAGCAAAAAGCGAAGGCCGTGGTGGTGATCGTGGAAGAAGCCGTGGTGGTGACCGTGGCGGAAGACGCGAAGGCGGATACCGTGGTGGTGATCGCGGCGGAAGACGTGAAGGCGGATATGGTGGCGGTGACCGTGGCGGAAGACGTGAAGGCGGATTCAGCAGCGAAAAACGCGACCGTGGTAGCAATAGCGGAGGTTTCCGTGATTTCTCAGGTAAACGTAAAGAATCTAAAAGCAAATACTAG
- a CDS encoding universal stress protein, with protein sequence MSKLLIPVDFSENAEVAANYAAQIAQETHDEITLFHSFTSHINKFANAKHLVDPTEEDTRRKMEKLVAELLQKYPSLKISTLFSNGILAESLEKQEIKENYQTVIMGTKGVTGLESVLIGSNTYDVIKESKIPVLAIPKNAVKLKKDNIALLTNFKPGELEVLKQAIPLYGKDFHLQLIHINKNELEINILGSKLEKWIEQIIAETGIEDISYIVKAPSYFAGSRENIANGIHTIIRDEDIDVILITKSRKTFFQNIFTENIVKHMAFEIEVPNFFGRVS encoded by the coding sequence ATGTCTAAATTATTAATACCTGTAGATTTTTCCGAAAATGCGGAAGTCGCAGCAAACTATGCAGCCCAGATTGCTCAGGAAACACATGATGAAATCACACTTTTCCACTCCTTCACTTCACATATCAACAAATTCGCAAATGCGAAGCATTTAGTAGACCCTACCGAAGAGGACACTCGTCGTAAGATGGAGAAACTTGTCGCTGAACTTCTACAAAAATATCCTTCGTTAAAAATTTCAACCTTATTTTCGAATGGAATTTTAGCCGAATCATTGGAAAAACAGGAGATAAAAGAGAACTACCAAACAGTGATTATGGGTACAAAGGGGGTCACAGGACTTGAATCTGTACTGATCGGAAGCAATACTTATGACGTCATTAAAGAGTCAAAAATCCCTGTATTAGCGATTCCAAAAAATGCCGTAAAATTAAAAAAAGACAACATCGCGCTGCTGACAAATTTTAAACCAGGTGAATTGGAAGTCCTCAAACAAGCGATCCCATTATATGGAAAGGATTTTCATTTACAACTTATCCATATCAACAAAAACGAACTAGAAATCAATATCTTAGGATCAAAACTTGAAAAATGGATTGAACAGATTATAGCAGAGACTGGTATTGAAGACATCTCCTACATCGTCAAAGCACCGAGCTATTTTGCAGGCTCACGGGAGAACATTGCCAATGGTATACATACGATTATTAGAGATGAAGATATTGATGTGATTTTGATTACAAAAAGTAGGAAAACTTTTTTTCAAAACATTTTTACTGAGAATATTGTTAAGCACATGGCTTTTGAAATTGAGGTGCCAAATTTTTTCGGCCGAGTAAGCTGA
- a CDS encoding universal stress protein — protein MKKNILLPVDFSAHSNNAVNYAVDLAIQKGYSIHLYHNYTSASAVFEEETDSIGKRSPIFKADILIKNLSDQIKSTHATLEVTTQCERGMITETLPEMGTPDRFDFVIMGTKGITNDDSQLIGSTTYVISKKAKIPVLAIPTEASFEQVDKVGLLSNFKEEEVQTVQDFVNIMGKDFELKLMHVHYDHSSENRIEDKLEVWKYKIKKYIGVTNIAIEVDSIQGDIEDLDTVPEVINEMIHTEKIKILLVTRSRKSFFERTFTRSVAKALFSHPLVPIFFTKA, from the coding sequence ATGAAAAAAAACATTCTACTACCGGTAGATTTTTCGGCTCATTCTAACAATGCGGTAAATTATGCTGTGGACCTAGCCATTCAAAAAGGCTACAGTATCCACCTTTATCACAATTATACCTCTGCTTCTGCTGTATTTGAGGAAGAAACTGATTCCATTGGAAAGCGAAGCCCCATATTTAAAGCTGATATCCTTATTAAGAATCTTTCAGATCAGATAAAATCGACACATGCTACCCTTGAAGTGACTACCCAGTGCGAACGTGGCATGATCACGGAAACTCTCCCTGAAATGGGCACACCTGATCGTTTTGACTTTGTCATCATGGGCACAAAAGGTATTACCAATGATGATAGCCAACTTATTGGCAGCACCACTTACGTCATTAGCAAAAAAGCAAAAATACCTGTTCTGGCTATTCCGACAGAAGCATCATTCGAACAGGTTGATAAGGTTGGTTTATTGTCCAATTTCAAAGAAGAAGAAGTACAGACGGTCCAAGATTTCGTCAATATAATGGGTAAGGATTTTGAATTAAAGTTGATGCATGTTCATTATGATCATTCTTCGGAAAACCGGATAGAAGATAAATTGGAAGTATGGAAGTATAAAATCAAAAAATATATTGGCGTGACCAACATAGCCATTGAAGTCGACTCAATACAAGGCGACATTGAGGATCTAGACACTGTCCCTGAAGTTATCAATGAAATGATCCATACTGAAAAAATCAAGATATTACTCGTAACACGTTCAAGAAAATCCTTTTTTGAACGTACTTTCACCAGATCAGTGGCAAAAGCATTATTTAGCCACCCTTTAGTTCCAATATTTTTTACCAAAGCATAA
- a CDS encoding OmpA family protein, with protein MKLNLQLAFAFATAGLFANSAFAQTAKVASIEGTTPFGSATQYRTWSIGIGAGVTNQTNIAGFNRAGYEDLAWNLGYSAYIKKQISPSFGIKASYFGGKTGGAFLAKTADQSFEAKTPWSAALSGEFQAANTNWRFFNSFIKPYASIGVGVMNSKTTLTTGSTSVEADGISKIYVPLDMGLKFAVAKGINFELGYQLNWVNQNFDGIQGGQYKNDLFTYIHGGLEFALGSGSKPALNNSNPVATLVNDYTVKYDDLKAQNDALNAKNQALQSQLDGLNSDLKDDDGDGVANKYDKCPGTPSGVQVDGSGCPILVKNETKIVEKVVVTEADKKVVADAIKNLEFDLSKATIRPTSYATLNKVAALLIEKNFSLKLAGHTDNTGSRELNMRLSKERAESVKAYLVSQGANASRIEATGYGPDQPIASNKNAAGRQQNRRVEFTLY; from the coding sequence ATGAAACTAAATTTACAATTAGCATTTGCTTTCGCAACTGCAGGCTTATTCGCCAATTCCGCTTTTGCTCAAACTGCAAAGGTAGCATCGATAGAAGGAACTACTCCTTTTGGTTCTGCTACGCAATACAGAACTTGGTCTATCGGTATCGGTGCAGGTGTAACAAACCAAACTAACATCGCAGGTTTCAACCGTGCAGGATACGAAGATTTAGCTTGGAACTTAGGTTACAGTGCTTATATCAAAAAGCAAATCTCTCCTTCATTTGGTATTAAAGCAAGTTATTTCGGTGGTAAAACTGGTGGTGCATTTTTAGCTAAAACTGCAGATCAATCATTCGAAGCAAAAACACCTTGGTCAGCGGCTTTATCTGGAGAATTCCAGGCAGCGAATACCAACTGGAGATTTTTCAATAGCTTTATCAAACCTTATGCATCAATCGGTGTGGGTGTGATGAACAGCAAAACAACCTTAACTACGGGCTCTACATCAGTAGAAGCGGATGGTATCTCTAAAATCTATGTACCGTTAGATATGGGTCTCAAATTTGCCGTAGCGAAGGGTATCAACTTCGAATTAGGCTATCAGTTGAACTGGGTTAACCAAAACTTTGACGGTATTCAGGGTGGCCAATACAAGAATGACCTATTCACTTATATCCATGGTGGTCTAGAATTTGCTTTAGGAAGCGGTAGCAAACCAGCATTGAACAACTCAAATCCGGTAGCGACATTAGTCAATGACTACACTGTAAAATACGATGATTTAAAAGCTCAAAATGATGCTCTTAATGCAAAAAATCAAGCTTTACAAAGTCAATTGGATGGTTTGAACAGTGATTTGAAAGATGATGATGGTGATGGTGTAGCGAACAAATACGACAAATGTCCAGGCACACCTTCTGGTGTACAGGTAGATGGATCAGGTTGTCCTATTCTTGTTAAAAACGAAACTAAAATCGTAGAAAAAGTTGTTGTTACAGAAGCAGACAAAAAAGTTGTTGCTGATGCGATCAAAAACCTAGAATTCGATTTGAGCAAAGCAACTATCCGTCCTACTTCATATGCAACATTAAATAAAGTTGCGGCATTGTTGATCGAGAAGAACTTTAGCTTGAAATTAGCTGGTCACACAGATAACACAGGTTCACGTGAATTGAACATGCGTTTATCAAAAGAACGTGCTGAGTCAGTGAAAGCTTATTTAGTATCTCAAGGCGCTAACGCTTCACGTATCGAAGCTACAGGTTACGGTCCTGACCAACCAATTGCATCCAATAAGAATGCTGCTGGTCGTCAACAAAACCGTCGTGTAGAGTTCACACTTTATTAA
- the rlmB gene encoding 23S rRNA (guanosine(2251)-2'-O)-methyltransferase RlmB, with amino-acid sequence MQGNFQRRDRDHGERREVNQMVFGIRAVIEAIDSGKEIESLFVQRGLNGSLILELKSLLKEHDIAFQQVPIEKLNRITRKNHQGVIAVISPITYQNIEDLLPQIYEKGETPLLLMLDGVTDVRNMGAIARTAECSGVHAIIVPKKGSAEINPDAIKTSAGALYKIPVCRHDSLSKVGKFLIDSGVQLVVSTEKTTSSIYDVDYTVPTCVIMGAEDVGVSNDLIRIADNLAKIPMYGEIGSLNVSVSAAVVIYEAIRQRLPKKS; translated from the coding sequence ATGCAAGGAAATTTTCAGAGACGTGATCGCGATCACGGCGAAAGACGTGAAGTAAATCAGATGGTATTCGGTATCCGTGCCGTCATCGAAGCGATCGATAGTGGTAAAGAAATTGAATCGTTATTTGTACAACGCGGATTAAACGGTAGTCTGATTCTGGAATTGAAATCCTTATTGAAAGAACATGATATTGCTTTTCAGCAGGTACCTATTGAGAAACTGAACCGTATTACACGGAAAAATCATCAGGGTGTTATCGCGGTTATATCACCAATTACTTATCAAAATATTGAAGATCTCTTACCTCAGATCTATGAGAAGGGTGAAACTCCTCTACTTTTGATGTTAGACGGGGTGACTGACGTCCGTAATATGGGGGCTATTGCACGTACCGCAGAATGTTCAGGTGTGCATGCGATCATCGTGCCTAAAAAAGGATCTGCTGAAATAAATCCGGATGCAATTAAGACATCAGCTGGAGCACTGTATAAAATTCCGGTCTGCCGTCATGACAGCCTATCAAAAGTGGGTAAATTTCTGATAGATTCAGGTGTGCAACTGGTTGTTAGTACGGAAAAAACAACATCAAGCATCTATGACGTGGATTATACTGTACCTACTTGTGTCATCATGGGTGCTGAAGATGTCGGCGTGTCAAATGATTTAATTCGTATTGCAGATAATCTTGCCAAGATACCAATGTATGGCGAAATAGGCTCCCTTAACGTGTCTGTATCGGCTGCGGTAGTGATCTATGAGGCAATTCGTCAACGTCTGCCGAAGAAGTCGTAA
- a CDS encoding OmpA family protein codes for MKISLKKSGLLVAAGIISTASFAQSAKQSSIEGTTPFGPATQYRTWSIGVGAGVTSLQNIAKFNNGGYDKLDWNLGYSAYIKKQISPSFGIKATYFGGKTSGYEASDKQTGFETKTPWSVALSGEFIAANTNWRFFNSFIKPYASIGVGVMNAETAAIAGGNKGEYGDSYSKIFVPADFGLKFAVAKGINFELGYQLNWANQRFDNKVGPTQQYKNDLFTYAHAGLEFALGSGSKPALSNSNPVATLVNDYTVKYDDLKAQNDALNAKNQALQGQLDGISNDLKDDDGDGVANKYDKCPGTPSGVQVDGSGCPIVVKNETRVVEKVVVTEADRKVVADAIKNLEFDLGKATIRPTSYATLNKVAALLIEKNFSLKLAGHTDNTGSRELNMRLSKERAESVKAYLVSQGANASRIEATGYGPDQPIASNKNAAGRQQNRRVEFTLY; via the coding sequence ATGAAAATTAGCCTTAAAAAATCAGGATTACTAGTAGCGGCAGGTATCATCTCAACCGCGTCCTTTGCCCAAAGCGCAAAACAGTCATCAATTGAAGGCACTACCCCATTTGGTCCGGCAACACAGTATAGGACTTGGTCTATCGGTGTAGGCGCCGGTGTTACAAGCTTGCAGAACATTGCTAAATTCAATAATGGAGGTTATGATAAATTGGACTGGAACTTAGGTTACAGTGCCTATATCAAAAAACAAATTTCACCTTCGTTCGGAATCAAGGCAACTTACTTTGGTGGAAAGACCTCAGGATACGAAGCCAGTGATAAACAAACAGGGTTTGAAACAAAAACACCATGGTCAGTTGCATTATCTGGAGAGTTTATCGCAGCCAATACAAACTGGAGATTTTTCAATAGTTTCATTAAACCTTACGCCTCAATTGGTGTGGGTGTAATGAATGCGGAGACAGCAGCAATTGCTGGAGGAAACAAAGGCGAATATGGCGATTCATATTCCAAGATCTTTGTACCGGCAGACTTCGGTTTGAAATTTGCAGTTGCCAAAGGCATTAACTTTGAATTGGGCTACCAATTGAACTGGGCAAATCAACGATTTGACAATAAAGTTGGACCAACTCAACAATATAAGAATGACTTATTCACCTATGCTCACGCAGGTCTAGAGTTCGCTTTGGGTAGTGGTAGCAAACCTGCATTGAGCAATTCAAATCCGGTAGCTACGCTTGTAAATGATTACACCGTAAAATATGATGATTTAAAAGCTCAAAATGATGCTCTTAATGCAAAAAATCAAGCTTTACAAGGTCAATTGGATGGAATTAGCAATGACCTGAAAGATGATGACGGGGACGGTGTTGCAAACAAATACGACAAATGCCCAGGCACACCTTCCGGTGTACAGGTAGATGGATCAGGTTGTCCAATTGTTGTTAAAAACGAAACTAGAGTTGTAGAGAAAGTTGTTGTTACGGAAGCAGACAGAAAAGTTGTTGCTGATGCGATTAAAAACTTAGAATTCGATCTAGGTAAAGCAACCATCCGCCCTACTTCATATGCAACATTAAACAAAGTTGCAGCATTGTTGATCGAGAAAAACTTTAGCTTGAAATTAGCTGGTCACACCGATAATACAGGTTCACGCGAATTGAACATGCGTTTATCCAAAGAGCGTGCTGAATCAGTGAAAGCTTACTTGGTATCTCAAGGCGCTAACGCATCCCGTATCGAAGCGACAGGCTATGGCCCTGACCAACCAATTGCATCCAATAAAAATGCTGCTGGTCGTCAACAAAACCGTCGCGTAGAGTTTACACTTTATTAA